Proteins encoded in a region of the Macadamia integrifolia cultivar HAES 741 unplaced genomic scaffold, SCU_Mint_v3 scaffold711, whole genome shotgun sequence genome:
- the LOC122069781 gene encoding uncharacterized protein LOC122069781 translates to MKILYWNIRGVRKAAGLCALRLLVKEHAPDVLCLAEPMVQVCKFPVIFFSQLGYAVDFIHNFRDDKVPNLWIIWKLGVSRPVVAGMSDQYISVIFDWPGSKVGISFVHASSFKIMRRQLWLDLELSISDLVPWSVMGDFNATLFSHEKRGPGKFNLGSAAEFQAMVDACELLSIPSQGKKFTWTNNRRRGHAVAVLDRSFCNGKWIDVFRNVKQRVLVSSVSDHAPLMVVSDDVQRPTNIPFRFHSFWMENDQFISVVEEAWKTSIGGNPIFVLAQKLKQVKENLKVWARANFPNLNDEVDKAKLELKKVQDMIEVAGMNDELFNREADAKTVLLKANQMYEKLWAEKAKLRWMKNGDCNSKFFHLSVKLRRLKNQITSLKKEDGTWVSDQQGISSYVSDFFEKFHKADEITVHNDLLDNIPRVLEEEDVAGLESVPSGEEIKQAVWDLDPVSSPGPDGFPGSFFRRCWTIVEGDFCRAVKKFFEEGRLPKGINNCFISLIPKVEGAASLDRFRPICMGNFYCKVISKILSSRLLVVLPKLISEEQGAFQQGKIISANISLASELSNLMHSSVRGGGMGLKLDVQKAYDSLAWEFLFAIDGSLKTTYLSSLIWPGLKKVWRWVQSHEQWTVGNGQRINFWKDSWLGKKPIEELYGLQLDIFDSMQAKVSDFICQDEWNFPQMS, encoded by the exons ATGAAGATTCTGTATTGGAACATTCGGGGTGTTAGGAAGGCAGCAGGGTTGTGCGCTTTACGTCTACTGGTGAAGGAGCATGCCCCGGATGTGTTATGCTTGGCTGAACCCATGGTTCAGGTATGTAAATTTcctgttattttctttagtcaATTGGGGTATGCTGTggatttcattcataattttcgGGATGACAAAgtcccaaatttatggattatatgGAAGTTGGGGGTTTCGAGACCAGTTGTTGCAGGTATGTCTGATCAATATATATCAGTCATCTTTGATTGGCCAGGTAGTAAAGTGGGTATTTCTTTTGTACATGCAAGTTCTTTTAAAATTATGCGTAGGCAATTGTGGTTAGATTTGGAGTTGTCGATATCAGATTTGGTTCCGTGGTCTGTGATGGGGGATTTCAATGCTACCCTGTTCTCgcatgagaaaagaggtccTGGTAAGTTTAATCTTGGATCAGCTGCTGAATTCCAGGCAATGGTTGATGCGTGTGAATTGCTTTCTATCCcttctcagggaaagaaattcacttggactAATAACCGTCGAAGGGGTCATGCAGTTGCAGTGTTGGATCGGAGTTTTTGTAATGGGAAGTGGATAGATGTGTTTAGAAATGTGAAGCAGCGTGTTTTGGTGTCTTCGGTATCAGATCATGCTCCTTTAATGGTTGTCTCTGATGATGTTCAAAGACCTACAAATATCCCCTTTAGATTCCATagcttttggatggaaaatgatcaatttatctCTGTGGTTGAGGAAGCTTGGAAAACTTCGATAGGGGGTAATCCAATTTTCGTTCTGGCACAAAAATTAAAGCAGGTCAAGGAGAATTTAAAGGTTTGGGCGAGGGCCAATTTTCCTAACCTGAATGATGAGGTCGATAAAGCAAAGCTGGAATTAAAGAAGGTTCAAGATATGATAGAGGTGGCTGGgatgaatgatgaattatttaACAGAGAGGCAGATGCAAAAACAGTATTATTGAAGGCCAACCAAATGTACGAGAAgttgtgggctgaaaaagctaaactgagatggatgaaaaatggaGATTGTAACTCGAAGTTTTTTCATCTCTCCGTGAAGCTTAGGAGGTTGAAAAATCAGATCACCTCCctaaaaaaggaagatggaacTTGGGTTTCAGACCAACAGGGAATATCATCTTATgtctctgatttttttgagaaatttcataAGGCTGATGAAATCACGGTTCATAATGACCTTCTTGATAATATTCCCAGAGTGTTGGAGGAGGAGGACGTGGCAGGATTGGAGAGTGTCCCGAGTGGGGAAGAAATAAAACAAGCTgtttgggatttagatcctgtaagctctccaggtcctgatgggttcccaGGTAGTTTCTTCAGGCGATGTTGGACTATTGTTGAGGGTGATTTTTGCAGGGCAGTGAAAAAATTCTTTGAGGAAGGGCGGCTTCCTAAAGGAATAAATAACTGCTTTATTTCCTTGATCCCCAAAGTTGAGGGGGCGGCCTCTCTAGATAGGTTTCGACctatatgtatggggaatttttactGCAAAGTGATATCAAAAATTCTATCTTCAAGATTACTTGTTGTTTTGCCTAAATTGATTTCGGAAGAGCAAGGCGCTTTCCAGCAGGGTAAAATAATTTCAGCAAATATCAGCCTCGCCTCAGAACTGTCAAATTTGATGCATTCTTCAGTTAGGGGTGGTGGAATGGGACTGAAGCTCGACGTTCAAAAGGCGTATGACTCTCTAgcttgggaattcctctttgca ATTGATGGTTCACTGAAAACTACCTACCTTTCCTCTTTGATATGGCCTGGTCTTAAAAAGGTGTGGCGGTGGGTACAGTCTCATGAGCAATGGACTGTTGGGAATGGTCAgaggataaatttttggaaagatagctGGCTGGGAAAGAAGCCTATTGAGGAGTTGTATGGTTTGCAGTTAGATATCTTTGATTCGATGCAGGCAAAGGTTTCCGATTTCATTTGCCAAGATGAGTGGAATTTTCCCCAG atGTCATGA